A single region of the Corallococcus caeni genome encodes:
- a CDS encoding ATP-binding protein produces MSGPSSGGPRNTASAPRRESALQRRLSLGDLLDLPSFTEVVKGFSDLYRVGIKVLDTRGNKLADVKVGHGDFCAYVFSFPDGRHACTAMVGRVKDGPVLPEAGGRVADGDVSEAAGLIALTCFTGLRYVVMPVRWDGDMLGRVILGPFTPEELADFPQTLTGIQGLDLERAQELLGRVRRVPERTAAQVLGHFGQVLGALVASGQKAYLATHLHLESTLEVHRELEAQNARLLQANARLKELDRLKSTFLGTVSHELRTPLASILGYSEMMAEGLAGPLNPEQLQYVRTIVEKGETLLSMISSLLDLSQIEAGRLRLSMAPVDPGYVIQTAVSSVLPQAQRKGLELEVRLPHTPQPRLAGDLDKLRQVVVNLLANAVKFTPAGGRVKVTLSDAAMQQELGVPGYRISVEDTGVGIRAEEFERIFQSFYQVDGSSTREFGGAGLGLAIVKSLVEGHGGRVRVESEFGHGSRFIVQLPLHPPMQDRGLSAAPPMPEPDRF; encoded by the coding sequence ATGAGCGGCCCATCCAGCGGAGGACCCCGGAACACCGCGAGCGCGCCCCGGCGCGAGTCCGCGCTCCAGCGGCGGCTGTCGCTGGGGGACCTCTTGGACCTGCCGTCCTTCACGGAGGTGGTGAAGGGCTTCAGCGACCTGTACCGCGTGGGCATCAAGGTGCTGGACACGCGCGGCAACAAGCTGGCGGACGTGAAGGTGGGCCACGGCGACTTCTGCGCCTACGTCTTCTCCTTCCCGGACGGCCGCCACGCGTGCACCGCCATGGTGGGCCGGGTGAAGGACGGCCCCGTGCTGCCGGAGGCCGGCGGGCGCGTGGCGGACGGCGACGTGTCAGAGGCGGCGGGCCTCATCGCGCTCACGTGCTTCACCGGCCTGCGCTACGTGGTGATGCCGGTGCGCTGGGACGGCGACATGCTGGGCCGGGTCATCCTGGGGCCCTTCACGCCGGAGGAGCTGGCGGACTTCCCCCAGACGCTCACCGGCATCCAGGGGCTGGACCTGGAGCGCGCGCAGGAGCTGCTGGGCCGCGTGCGCCGCGTGCCGGAGCGCACCGCCGCGCAGGTGCTGGGCCACTTCGGGCAGGTGCTGGGGGCGCTCGTCGCCAGCGGGCAGAAGGCATACCTGGCCACGCACCTGCATCTGGAGTCCACGCTGGAGGTGCACCGCGAGCTGGAGGCGCAGAACGCGCGGCTGCTCCAGGCGAACGCGCGGCTCAAGGAGCTGGACCGGCTGAAGTCCACCTTCCTGGGCACGGTGAGCCACGAGCTGCGCACGCCGCTCGCGTCCATCCTCGGGTACTCGGAGATGATGGCGGAGGGGCTGGCGGGGCCGCTCAACCCGGAGCAGCTCCAGTACGTGCGCACCATCGTGGAGAAGGGCGAGACGCTCCTCTCGATGATCTCCTCGCTCCTGGACCTGAGCCAGATTGAAGCGGGCCGCCTGCGCCTGTCCATGGCGCCGGTGGACCCCGGCTACGTCATCCAGACGGCGGTCTCGAGCGTGCTGCCGCAGGCGCAGCGCAAGGGCCTGGAGCTGGAGGTGCGGCTGCCGCACACGCCGCAGCCCCGGCTGGCCGGGGATTTGGACAAGCTGCGCCAGGTGGTGGTGAACCTGCTGGCCAACGCGGTGAAGTTCACGCCCGCGGGCGGCCGGGTGAAGGTGACGCTGTCGGACGCGGCGATGCAGCAGGAGCTGGGCGTGCCCGGCTACCGCATCAGCGTGGAGGACACCGGCGTGGGCATCCGCGCCGAGGAGTTCGAGCGCATCTTCCAGAGCTTCTACCAGGTGGACGGCAGCTCCACGCGCGAGTTCGGCGGCGCGGGGCTGGGCCTGGCCATCGTGAAGAGCCTGGTGGAGGGCCACGGCGGCCGGGTGCGCGTGGAGAGCGAGTTCGGCCACGGCTCGCGCTTCATCGTCCAGCTGCCGCTGCACCCGCCCATGCAGGACCGCGGGCTGTCCGCCGCGCCGCCCATGCCGGAGCCGGACCGCTTCTGA
- a CDS encoding GTP-binding protein produces the protein MQLNHAQRELTLKIVYYGPGLSGKTTNLRKLHARARPDVRGRLLSVDTHDDRTLFFDLLPVFFSTSTGFKVKVKLFTVPGQVIHNATRRVVLQGADAVVFIADSRRGAAQENNSYWRNLQENLREMELDPTQVPVVIQFNKRDLPDSLTDAELAEVQRRGSQPVVGSVAVRGEGVVETFHAVVQTAWRALEGRAQLSRNVGLSEEEFLGQIFRHIDLSGTALEGRYGPGAIPGGRESGRAP, from the coding sequence TTGCAACTCAATCACGCCCAGCGCGAGCTGACGCTCAAGATCGTCTATTACGGCCCCGGGCTCAGCGGGAAGACGACGAACTTGCGCAAGCTGCACGCGCGAGCGCGGCCGGACGTGCGAGGGCGCCTCCTGTCGGTGGACACCCACGACGACCGGACGCTCTTCTTCGACCTCCTGCCCGTCTTCTTCTCCACCTCCACGGGCTTCAAGGTGAAGGTGAAGCTCTTCACCGTGCCCGGCCAGGTCATCCACAACGCCACGCGGCGGGTGGTGCTCCAGGGCGCGGACGCGGTGGTCTTCATCGCGGACAGCCGCAGGGGCGCGGCGCAGGAGAACAACAGCTACTGGCGCAACCTCCAGGAGAACCTGCGGGAGATGGAGCTGGACCCCACGCAGGTGCCGGTGGTCATCCAGTTCAACAAGCGCGACCTGCCGGACAGCCTGACGGACGCGGAGCTGGCGGAGGTGCAGCGCCGGGGCAGCCAGCCGGTGGTGGGCTCCGTCGCCGTGCGAGGCGAGGGCGTGGTGGAGACCTTCCACGCCGTGGTGCAGACGGCCTGGCGCGCGCTGGAGGGCCGGGCGCAGCTGTCGCGCAACGTGGGCCTCAGCGAGGAGGAGTTCCTGGGGCAGATCTTCCGTCACATCGACCTGAGCGGGACGGCGTTGGAGGGGCGGTACGGGCCCGGCGCCATTCCCGGCGGCAGGGAGAGCGGGAGGGCGCCATGA
- a CDS encoding response regulator has protein sequence MAKRVLVVDDAIFMRNMIKDIFASGGFEVVGEAANGLEAVEKFKELKPDLTTMDIVMPFKSGIEATREIIKADSSAVVIMCSALGQESLVMEAIEAGASDFIVKPFRAEDVLAVVKKVLGEA, from the coding sequence ATGGCTAAGCGGGTGCTGGTCGTCGACGACGCCATCTTCATGCGCAACATGATCAAGGACATCTTTGCGTCTGGAGGGTTCGAGGTCGTCGGTGAGGCGGCCAACGGCCTGGAGGCCGTGGAGAAGTTCAAGGAGTTGAAGCCGGACCTCACGACGATGGACATCGTGATGCCCTTCAAGAGCGGCATCGAAGCGACGCGGGAAATCATCAAGGCCGACAGCAGCGCGGTCGTCATCATGTGTTCCGCGCTCGGGCAGGAGAGCCTGGTGATGGAGGCCATCGAGGCGGGCGCCTCGGACTTCATCGTCAAGCCGTTCCGGGCGGAGGACGTGCTGGCGGTCGTGAAGAAGGTGCTGGGCGAGGCCTGA
- a CDS encoding type IV pilus twitching motility protein PilT — translation MKPLAELLRHLSRPGITELALASGRPPMVRGATGYEPVDPGALSTDDLVKALQAMVGMARASTVSETPVQWTVNATGLGSISIAAVRRGELMNVRLTRGAEGAAQAPAPAAAAAQAPAPAPTRTPYAGVPAVSAQAPTRTPYAGMPAVSAPAEAAARAAPPGGFGAGGATVGAAARGAAGVAAASPQAGAASAYGGAAPHAGASAAHGGAAAHPPAASNPPARIIPISRTTSAPGRDLAVLLEQARSMLASDLHLVAGRPPLLRIAGELLPQDTPLSPETVERLLLPIIPERLRPVLEKDGSVDFALDSEDTGRFRVNVGRQRTGLKGTFRLIAREIPTLESLGLPADIAKATHHHQGLIVLTGPSGHGKTSTLAALVDIINRETTHHVLTVEDPVEFVHPRKRALISQREVGTSTRTFASALKGSLREDPDVIVVGELRDTETVRMALAASETGHLLISTMNTPSAAKTIDRLIDLFPPGDQQQVRLSLSSGLRLIVSQRLMPSADGKSMVAAAEVLTGSVALGNLIRDNKTFQIPSLQQRGKSLGIIRFEDSLADLARSGKATLETVKGFAENPDEIEAMVTGRRPGAAPTVSPPASAQEGARMLSKVGSLLGKKGA, via the coding sequence ATGAAACCGCTCGCTGAGCTGCTGCGTCATCTGTCGCGTCCCGGAATCACCGAGCTGGCCCTGGCCAGCGGCCGTCCTCCGATGGTGCGCGGCGCCACCGGCTACGAGCCCGTCGATCCCGGCGCCCTCTCCACCGATGATCTCGTGAAGGCCCTCCAGGCAATGGTGGGCATGGCGCGGGCGTCCACGGTGTCGGAGACGCCGGTGCAGTGGACGGTGAACGCCACCGGCCTGGGCTCCATCTCCATCGCGGCGGTGCGCCGGGGCGAGCTGATGAACGTGCGCCTCACGCGAGGCGCGGAGGGTGCGGCGCAGGCCCCGGCTCCCGCGGCGGCGGCGGCTCAGGCCCCGGCTCCCGCGCCCACTCGGACGCCCTACGCGGGAGTGCCGGCGGTGTCCGCGCAGGCCCCTACGCGCACGCCCTACGCGGGCATGCCCGCCGTGTCCGCCCCTGCGGAGGCGGCCGCGCGAGCCGCTCCGCCCGGTGGCTTCGGTGCGGGAGGCGCCACGGTGGGCGCCGCTGCGCGCGGAGCCGCCGGCGTCGCGGCCGCGTCACCGCAGGCGGGCGCGGCCTCCGCGTACGGCGGTGCGGCCCCCCACGCGGGCGCATCCGCGGCCCACGGGGGCGCGGCGGCCCATCCGCCAGCCGCGTCGAATCCTCCCGCGCGGATCATCCCCATCTCGCGCACGACCTCCGCTCCGGGCCGGGACCTGGCCGTGCTGCTTGAGCAGGCGCGCAGCATGCTCGCCAGCGACCTGCACCTGGTGGCGGGACGGCCTCCGCTGCTGCGCATCGCCGGGGAGCTGCTGCCCCAGGACACGCCGCTGTCACCGGAGACGGTGGAGCGGCTGCTGCTGCCCATCATCCCGGAGCGGCTGCGGCCCGTGCTGGAGAAGGACGGCAGCGTGGACTTCGCGCTGGACTCCGAGGACACCGGCCGCTTCCGCGTCAACGTGGGCCGCCAGCGCACGGGCCTCAAGGGCACCTTCCGCCTCATCGCCCGGGAGATCCCCACCCTGGAGTCGCTGGGCCTGCCCGCGGACATCGCCAAGGCCACGCACCACCACCAGGGCCTCATCGTGCTCACCGGCCCGTCCGGCCACGGCAAGACGAGCACGCTCGCGGCGCTGGTGGACATCATCAACCGGGAGACGACGCACCACGTGCTCACCGTGGAGGACCCGGTGGAGTTCGTGCACCCGCGCAAGCGCGCCCTCATCAGCCAGCGCGAGGTGGGCACCAGCACCCGCACCTTCGCCAGCGCCCTCAAGGGCAGCCTCCGCGAGGACCCGGACGTCATCGTCGTGGGCGAACTGCGCGACACGGAGACCGTGCGCATGGCGCTCGCCGCCAGCGAGACGGGCCACCTGCTCATCAGCACCATGAACACGCCCAGCGCGGCGAAGACCATCGACCGGCTCATCGACCTCTTCCCGCCGGGAGACCAGCAGCAGGTGCGGCTGTCGCTCTCCAGCGGCCTGCGCCTCATCGTCAGCCAGCGGCTGATGCCCAGCGCGGACGGCAAGTCCATGGTCGCCGCCGCCGAGGTGCTCACCGGCTCCGTGGCCCTGGGCAACCTCATCCGCGACAACAAGACGTTCCAGATCCCCTCGCTCCAGCAGCGCGGCAAGTCGCTGGGCATCATCCGCTTCGAGGACTCGCTCGCGGACCTGGCGCGCTCCGGCAAGGCGACGCTGGAGACCGTGAAGGGCTTCGCGGAGAACCCGGACGAGATTGAAGCCATGGTGACGGGCAGGAGGCCCGGCGCCGCTCCCACCGTGTCCCCGCCCGCGTCCGCCCAGGAGGGCGCGCGGATGCTGTCCAAGGTGGGCTCACTGCTTGGCAAGAAGGGCGCCTGA
- a CDS encoding GNAT family N-acetyltransferase, whose translation MTMKQVDPGVEVAAPTPVLDGATLPNDLVNGVKFGPPTDEDLTTVSALRANSEPWKGRGESQEESLKALTQLKPFLHVARIQNQVVGYVTVERDGPVPGAAYLRNIVVKPELRRQGVGEKLLDKALDAARDMYRKTIALRVDPANAPAVGFYRKAGFTTVATVVSKKSGKLRLLMSREL comes from the coding sequence ATGACGATGAAGCAGGTGGACCCTGGCGTCGAGGTGGCGGCCCCCACGCCGGTGCTGGATGGAGCGACGCTCCCCAATGATCTGGTGAACGGGGTCAAATTCGGGCCGCCCACCGACGAGGACCTCACCACGGTGTCGGCCCTTCGCGCCAACTCCGAGCCCTGGAAGGGGCGGGGGGAGAGCCAGGAGGAGAGCCTCAAGGCCCTCACCCAGCTCAAGCCCTTCCTCCACGTGGCGCGGATCCAGAACCAGGTGGTGGGCTACGTGACGGTGGAGCGCGACGGCCCGGTGCCGGGCGCGGCCTACCTGCGCAACATCGTGGTGAAGCCGGAGCTGCGGCGCCAGGGTGTGGGCGAGAAGCTGCTCGACAAGGCGCTGGACGCGGCGCGCGACATGTACCGCAAGACCATCGCCCTGCGCGTGGACCCCGCGAACGCGCCCGCGGTGGGCTTCTACCGCAAGGCGGGCTTCACCACGGTGGCCACGGTGGTCTCCAAGAAGTCCGGCAAGCTGCGGCTCCTGATGTCGCGCGAGCTGTAG
- a CDS encoding aquaporin: MPSSANPMDLRRRLVTEALGCGLLVVALEGSHHVAEHLGASATEGRLFMSLSCGAVLACLLWVLRPLSGAHLNPALTFADALGDRTPWREVPLYALAQLSGSLVGRLVAHRMCNEPLLLTSKLPAADGARFLTEMVATFGLLVVVRGCVRTRPSATPLAIAGYVAATVWFTDSRSLANPALVLARAASAHMGVMSPWEVESFIAAQLLGAALAVFLFRWLLGGTPRPVATAVETVVFECAEAGPAHLAAALFNTLAHPDRAHAVVSPPPGSGLDDGPPLAVATLMREANLRAAPARDRNVPASHNVLIDVAGQAPGMDARVRERWSLPALSLKDEAGAKALQAALRPKLQQLLARRGWERLHVVSGGGPAPEGPRALT; the protein is encoded by the coding sequence GTGCCCTCTTCCGCCAACCCCATGGACCTGCGCCGCCGGCTGGTGACGGAAGCGCTGGGGTGCGGGCTGCTGGTGGTGGCGCTGGAGGGGTCGCACCACGTCGCGGAGCACCTGGGCGCGAGCGCCACCGAGGGCCGCCTCTTCATGTCCCTGTCGTGCGGCGCGGTGCTGGCGTGCCTCTTGTGGGTGCTCCGGCCGCTGTCGGGCGCGCACCTGAACCCCGCGCTCACCTTCGCGGACGCGCTGGGGGACCGCACGCCCTGGCGCGAGGTGCCGCTGTACGCGCTGGCGCAGCTGTCCGGGAGCCTGGTGGGGCGGCTCGTGGCGCACCGCATGTGCAACGAACCGCTGCTGCTCACCTCGAAGCTGCCCGCGGCGGACGGGGCCCGGTTCCTCACGGAGATGGTGGCGACGTTCGGGTTGCTGGTGGTGGTGCGCGGCTGCGTGCGCACGCGGCCGTCGGCGACGCCGCTGGCCATCGCGGGGTACGTGGCCGCGACGGTGTGGTTCACGGACTCGCGCTCGCTGGCGAACCCGGCGCTGGTGCTGGCGCGCGCGGCCAGCGCCCACATGGGCGTGATGAGCCCGTGGGAGGTGGAGTCCTTCATCGCGGCGCAGCTGCTGGGCGCGGCGCTGGCGGTGTTCCTCTTCCGGTGGCTGCTGGGGGGCACGCCCCGGCCCGTGGCCACGGCCGTGGAGACCGTCGTCTTCGAGTGCGCGGAGGCAGGGCCCGCGCACCTGGCCGCCGCCCTCTTCAACACGCTGGCGCACCCGGACCGGGCCCACGCGGTGGTGTCGCCGCCTCCGGGCTCGGGGTTGGATGACGGGCCGCCGCTCGCCGTGGCGACGCTGATGCGCGAGGCGAACCTGCGCGCCGCCCCAGCGCGCGACCGGAACGTGCCCGCGTCGCACAACGTCCTCATCGACGTCGCGGGCCAGGCCCCCGGCATGGACGCGCGCGTGCGCGAGCGCTGGTCGCTGCCCGCGCTGTCGCTGAAGGACGAGGCCGGAGCGAAGGCGCTGCAGGCGGCGCTGCGGCCCAAGCTGCAGCAACTCCTCGCGCGCCGGGGCTGGGAGCGGCTGCACGTCGTCAGCGGCGGCGGCCCCGCCCCGGAAGGCCCCCGCGCCCTCACCTGA
- a CDS encoding chemotaxis protein CheW, giving the protein MRHVIFRVEKERYGLPLSAVREVVVPPERYTRVPRAPAAITGVMNLRGRVVTVVELRQLLHLPEGPTPLCRVVLLDRGRRDLGLLVTDVDGIEAVERVSAAPGKAMPAVRGVARLGGLGVTVLDPEGLDAAVVALFTPSK; this is encoded by the coding sequence GTGCGGCACGTCATCTTCCGGGTCGAGAAGGAACGCTACGGGTTGCCCTTGTCGGCCGTCCGGGAGGTCGTCGTGCCCCCGGAGCGCTACACGCGGGTGCCCCGCGCCCCGGCCGCCATCACCGGGGTGATGAACCTGCGCGGCCGGGTGGTGACGGTGGTGGAGCTGCGGCAACTCTTGCACCTGCCAGAAGGTCCCACGCCTTTGTGCCGTGTCGTGCTACTGGACCGGGGTCGCAGGGACTTGGGCCTCCTGGTGACGGATGTGGACGGCATCGAGGCGGTGGAGCGCGTGAGCGCGGCGCCGGGCAAGGCCATGCCCGCGGTTCGCGGTGTTGCCCGCCTGGGCGGTCTGGGAGTGACCGTGCTGGATCCGGAAGGACTTGATGCGGCGGTCGTTGCCTTGTTCACTCCCTCCAAGTGA
- the thiL gene encoding thiamine-phosphate kinase — protein MPGEFDLIQRFLACFPRARVPVGPGDDCAVLAPMKGALCVTTDAVVEDVHFTRATFSAADIGHKALAVNLSDLAAMGATPRWFVCALALPRDFPARELSALGRGMAALAKEHRIMLVGGNFTSAREVSVTLTVTGELSRPPITRAGGRPGDALYVSGTLGDARLGLQHLLAGVRRGAAVKRQRRPEPRLALGRLAARFASAGMDVSDGLAQDLGHLCAASRVGAELELDRLPLSPGVRSALGPEGALRGGEDYELLLAVPPSRMQAFERACARAGQAVTRVGALTRERTLRVRDRGGRLLTPPAGFDHFARSGRQIRPDD, from the coding sequence ATGCCCGGCGAGTTCGACCTCATCCAACGCTTCCTCGCCTGCTTCCCACGCGCGCGGGTGCCGGTGGGGCCGGGGGACGATTGCGCCGTGCTCGCCCCCATGAAGGGCGCGCTGTGCGTCACCACCGACGCCGTGGTGGAGGACGTGCACTTCACCCGCGCGACGTTCTCCGCGGCGGACATCGGCCACAAGGCGCTCGCGGTGAACCTGTCGGACCTGGCCGCCATGGGCGCCACGCCGCGCTGGTTCGTCTGCGCGCTCGCGCTGCCCCGGGACTTCCCCGCCCGGGAGCTGTCCGCGCTCGGCCGGGGCATGGCCGCGCTCGCGAAGGAGCACCGCATCATGCTCGTGGGCGGCAACTTCACCTCCGCGCGCGAGGTGTCCGTCACCCTCACCGTCACCGGGGAGCTGTCCCGGCCGCCCATCACCCGCGCGGGCGGCAGGCCCGGGGACGCGCTCTACGTCTCCGGCACGCTGGGCGACGCCCGCCTGGGCCTCCAGCACCTCCTGGCCGGGGTCCGCCGGGGCGCGGCCGTGAAGCGCCAGCGCCGCCCGGAGCCCCGCCTCGCCCTGGGGCGGCTCGCCGCGCGCTTCGCCTCCGCCGGCATGGACGTGTCGGACGGGCTGGCCCAGGACCTGGGGCACCTGTGCGCCGCGTCCCGGGTGGGGGCGGAGCTGGAGCTGGACCGGCTGCCCCTGTCCCCTGGCGTGCGCTCGGCGCTGGGCCCGGAGGGGGCCCTGCGGGGAGGGGAGGACTACGAGCTGCTGCTCGCCGTCCCACCTTCACGCATGCAGGCGTTCGAGCGGGCGTGTGCTCGCGCCGGGCAGGCGGTGACGCGCGTTGGCGCGCTCACCCGGGAGCGGACGTTGCGGGTTCGCGACAGAGGGGGGCGCCTTCTGACCCCGCCCGCCGGATTCGACCACTTCGCCCGGTCAGGCAGGCAGATCCGGCCGGATGATTGA
- a CDS encoding methyl-accepting chemotaxis protein has translation MRRPLRDDPSSGLTPRREPVQRLLRAVEGPKVVREQSLHRKITTGYILLGLLLGTWLLCTESLFDASWGRWAFIIRVGVGVLLTFGGAAYLPALLARVTRVKVLSRSAFEISQGDLSKPVAAEVHSTRDEIDELTGAISRMQENLRELVGKIQDTAKSVADTAIDLQRSAENVNGSTEEVGSSMEKIASGAETQSQLVSQASKVITEMAGSIQRTAASALDAARTSAETSSSAEDGSKAARLAGDKVKKVFNRIESASQQVFAFGEKTQEISKIVDAITQVAQQTNLLALNATIEAARAGEYGRGFAVVADEVRKLAESAGRSAEQISRLARDISGQSTSVVSAMKEGIAELAEGREDLTDIMRSMGAITDTARKGAEKVTLISDSTREQMKGSEEMVKAIEEIKLVAKNNASSTEAIQAVIQEQTAAVSRMTSLASELTNLSVELQSVVRSFRLGP, from the coding sequence GTGCGCCGCCCCCTTCGCGACGACCCCTCCTCTGGCCTCACCCCCCGACGCGAGCCGGTGCAGCGACTGCTGCGCGCCGTCGAGGGCCCCAAGGTGGTCCGCGAGCAGTCCCTGCACCGGAAGATCACCACCGGCTACATCCTCCTGGGCCTGCTGCTGGGCACGTGGCTGCTCTGCACGGAGAGCCTCTTCGACGCGTCCTGGGGCCGCTGGGCCTTCATCATCCGCGTGGGCGTGGGCGTGCTCCTCACCTTCGGCGGCGCGGCGTACCTGCCGGCCCTGCTGGCGCGCGTCACCCGCGTGAAGGTGCTCAGCCGCTCCGCCTTCGAGATTTCGCAGGGCGACCTGTCCAAGCCCGTGGCCGCGGAGGTGCACAGCACCCGCGACGAAATCGACGAGCTGACGGGCGCCATCTCCCGCATGCAGGAGAACCTGCGCGAGCTGGTGGGCAAGATTCAAGACACCGCCAAGAGCGTGGCGGACACCGCCATCGACCTCCAGCGCAGCGCGGAGAACGTCAACGGGTCCACGGAGGAGGTGGGCTCGTCCATGGAGAAGATCGCCAGCGGCGCGGAGACCCAGTCCCAGCTGGTGTCCCAGGCCTCCAAGGTCATCACGGAGATGGCCGGCAGCATCCAGCGCACGGCGGCCAGCGCCCTGGACGCGGCCCGCACGTCCGCGGAGACCAGCAGCAGCGCGGAGGACGGCTCCAAGGCGGCGCGGCTCGCGGGCGACAAGGTGAAGAAGGTCTTCAACCGCATCGAGTCCGCCAGCCAGCAGGTGTTCGCCTTCGGCGAGAAGACGCAGGAGATTTCGAAGATCGTCGACGCCATCACCCAGGTGGCGCAGCAGACGAACCTCCTGGCCCTCAACGCCACCATTGAAGCGGCGCGCGCGGGCGAGTACGGCCGCGGCTTCGCGGTGGTGGCGGATGAAGTGCGCAAGCTGGCGGAGAGCGCGGGCCGCTCCGCGGAGCAGATTTCCCGCCTGGCGCGCGACATCTCCGGCCAGTCCACCTCCGTCGTGAGCGCCATGAAGGAAGGCATCGCGGAGCTGGCGGAGGGCCGTGAGGACCTCACCGACATCATGCGCTCCATGGGGGCCATCACCGACACCGCGCGCAAGGGCGCGGAGAAGGTGACGCTCATCTCCGACAGCACCCGCGAGCAGATGAAGGGCAGCGAGGAGATGGTGAAGGCCATCGAGGAGATCAAGCTCGTGGCGAAGAACAACGCCAGCTCCACGGAGGCCATCCAGGCCGTCATCCAGGAGCAGACGGCCGCGGTGTCGCGGATGACGTCGCTGGCGAGCGAGCTGACCAACCTCTCCGTGGAGCTGCAGAGCGTGGTGCGCAGCTTCCGCCTGGGGCCCTGA
- a CDS encoding MgtC/SapB family protein, with amino-acid sequence MMEGLPPVVSWPPLQTLMRLTLALAVGLFVGLEREWRGKEAGLRTFGFAALLGGMGGLLGPNFALLSLALLGVLLCFLNWQSLRANGGAELTTSAALLVTGFTGVLCGLGHTVTPAAVGVTTAGLLAWKERLATFSHKITAEELRSAILLAILAFAIYPVLPAQPVDPWGLIEPRAAWVTVILIAAIGFVNYLLWKVFGTHGVEVTGFLGGLVNSTVTVAELANRVRETSGRLLDVAYRGVMLATAAMALRNAVLLGLLSFRALVDSAIPLVLILLSSTGLALMRSRTEVAPGAEPPALPLKSPFSLPSALKFGLIFLALQVVGTVGQTLLGRWGFYAVSALGGLVSSASAVASAASLCANGTISPTTAGVGAIIASLASAAINFILVARVSEQRSLTLRLGRALGVVMLLGLAGALVQTRLPTLLP; translated from the coding sequence ATGATGGAAGGTCTTCCCCCCGTCGTCTCCTGGCCGCCGCTGCAGACGCTGATGCGGCTGACGCTCGCGCTCGCGGTGGGCCTGTTCGTCGGGCTGGAGCGCGAGTGGCGCGGCAAGGAGGCCGGCCTGCGCACGTTCGGCTTCGCGGCGCTGCTGGGCGGCATGGGCGGCCTGCTGGGCCCGAACTTCGCGCTGCTCAGCCTCGCGCTGCTGGGGGTGCTGCTGTGCTTCCTCAACTGGCAGTCCCTGCGCGCCAACGGCGGCGCGGAGCTGACCACGTCCGCCGCGCTGCTCGTCACGGGCTTCACCGGCGTACTCTGCGGCCTGGGCCATACCGTGACGCCTGCGGCCGTGGGCGTGACGACGGCGGGCCTGCTCGCGTGGAAGGAGCGGCTGGCCACCTTCAGCCACAAAATCACCGCCGAGGAGCTGAGGAGCGCCATCCTCCTGGCCATCCTCGCCTTCGCCATCTACCCGGTGCTGCCCGCGCAGCCGGTGGACCCGTGGGGCCTCATCGAGCCGCGCGCCGCGTGGGTCACGGTCATCCTCATCGCGGCCATCGGCTTCGTGAACTACCTCCTGTGGAAGGTGTTCGGCACGCACGGCGTGGAGGTGACGGGGTTCCTGGGCGGGCTCGTCAACAGCACCGTCACCGTGGCGGAGCTGGCCAACCGCGTGCGTGAGACGTCCGGGCGCCTGCTCGACGTGGCGTACCGGGGCGTGATGCTGGCCACGGCCGCCATGGCGCTGCGCAACGCCGTCCTGCTGGGGCTGCTCTCCTTCCGGGCGCTCGTGGACTCCGCCATCCCGCTGGTCCTCATCCTCCTGTCCAGCACGGGCCTGGCGCTGATGCGCTCGCGCACGGAGGTCGCGCCCGGCGCGGAACCGCCCGCCCTGCCCCTGAAGTCGCCCTTCTCGCTGCCGTCCGCGCTGAAGTTCGGCCTCATCTTCCTGGCGCTCCAGGTGGTGGGCACCGTGGGCCAGACGCTCCTGGGTCGCTGGGGCTTCTACGCGGTGAGCGCCCTGGGCGGACTGGTGTCCAGCGCGTCCGCCGTGGCGTCCGCCGCGTCGCTGTGCGCCAACGGCACCATCTCCCCCACGACGGCCGGCGTGGGCGCCATCATCGCGTCGCTCGCCAGCGCCGCCATCAACTTCATCCTCGTGGCGCGCGTGTCGGAGCAACGCTCGCTCACGCTGCGGCTGGGCCGCGCGCTGGGCGTCGTCATGCTGCTGGGGCTCGCGGGCGCACTGGTGCAGACGCGCCTGCCCACCCTCCTCCCCTGA